The genomic segment GGGTCGAATATTATCCATCGCCTAGAATTCAACCCTTTCAGGGTTGAGATGTTCGTAGCTGTTTCGCCTTCCACAGGTTTCACCTGTGGTTATGTAAAATTCAAACCTTTCAGGTTTGAAGGGAATTGCTTGTAATCTCTAACCGTACAGGTCGCAATATTTTAATTGAGGAAGCGGAGGGAAATAAAGTGGCTGACCAAAATGAATTCTATGGTAAGATTTTAATCTCAGGAATCATTACCCTGAAGACTGGCTTGCATATTGGACGTCCTCAAATCTATTCGGGAGTGTGGGGCCTTTCCGGGGCCATTATCAGAGATGAGCTGAGTGGGGCGCCTTATATTCCGGGTTCAAGCCTCAAAGGGGCCTTAAGGTCTCTTCTGACCAAAGCTTATACCAAAAAAACCCCCTCAGCTAAGTCTATCCATAGCTGCACCAAAGAAAAAGAATATCACACCTGCCCTGTTTGTAATATATTTGGTATGCCCACCGAGGCGGTTGATTTCGCCGTTCAGCCTGGGCGTCTTATTGTGCGGGATGCCCATCTTACTCCGGAATCGACGGCTGACCTCTTAAGGTTTGACACGGAAATACCTTATACCCAGGTAAAAAGGGAGGTGGCTTTAAATAGGGTTTCCCTGGTGCCAACAGTCAGAGAGATAGAAACTGTGCCGGCCGGTGCTGAATTCGGCTTCGAATTTATCTTTACCCTCTATGCCCCGAATGATCTTTCTTTACTAAATGAAGTATTTCTGGGAATGAGGCTTTTAGAAGAAGATTATCTGGGCGGCGGCGGCTCTCGGGGGTTGGGTCAAATCAGGTTTGGTCAATTTGTCC from the bacterium genome contains:
- the csm3 gene encoding type III-A CRISPR-associated RAMP protein Csm3 is translated as MADQNEFYGKILISGIITLKTGLHIGRPQIYSGVWGLSGAIIRDELSGAPYIPGSSLKGALRSLLTKAYTKKTPSAKSIHSCTKEKEYHTCPVCNIFGMPTEAVDFAVQPGRLIVRDAHLTPESTADLLRFDTEIPYTQVKREVALNRVSLVPTVREIETVPAGAEFGFEFIFTLYAPNDLSLLNEVFLGMRLLEEDYLGGGGSRGLGQIRFGQFVRLKDGLLNFDQMKKGLRVEYRSLKYYQGEAEPLILIQEEQPLSLTKLKKQFKTLIQDKVKL